From the Tetrapisispora phaffii CBS 4417 chromosome 10, complete genome genome, one window contains:
- the TPHA0J01610 gene encoding uncharacterized protein (similar to Saccharomyces cerevisiae BCH1 (YMR237W) and BUD7 (YOR299W); ancestral locus Anc_8.772) → MLEQSDIPEVVESYIGEAIDQRNSKMPQFEGLGPVDMITMVKYLKPQNSAFGTMGTANSTNSKHPKVNPTSFKDVISHTEHYRGEIGTFFYIMGIDNSDSTSIAVSLKEIADSISETPQPWFDKIKSFNVERISLSSWNSFRSYDVTTIVKIPGNLATFIVNEDGEEVKDITQADFQLIMTETYMSSVVRSISLMKENRNDMEQQPLVETLIFNPLMMGKLKSTGDTFIELFPIVYEDGHLLGSSPTIAATNRTNNYLVDTFVEIVKLTRSIDKAKEMLINLSKKFPEVLVVLIKILLVCEYEYDAFQLVNELLSTDYTNVTSINNMNIENKSVYIGELLYIQAEHLMTNRKEYKYAKLIAKKCVELLPNEMEPWLLLSKVYFKLNDIKNALYTLNCIPTALVKEKYILKRVVDFTSKNTNNLPRLHLPLPLDIKLNDIDSVDSMNIRLENESCDPDLQNLPATTLKPIFRRIYQHLTKILQTISWEELLSIRSQIFLMEEEYMRNPQTIEEINQRPADNKRLCERWLDNLFMIMYEDLRVYTIWRKQQLYHEVEDSTISHTTTEWELFGLCAARLGYQHEAASAFEFGLSQRFSPVCARQLLEYHLTIHKNHQRENNSLNSKLTSSKILQQMEKTNKSIINLCIKIVCWDHRWYINFSLLILEAMGIVTQDMGISKVSNEIRGNFNNDVYTFFKNNILKFFKEYSNDDYDV, encoded by the coding sequence ATGTTAGAACAAAGTGATATTCCTGAGGTGGTTGAAAGTTACATTGGTGAGGCAATAGATCAAAGAAACTCTAAAATGCCCCAATTCGAAGGTCTTGGACCTGTAGATATGATAACAAtggtaaaatatttaaaaccACAGAACTCAGCATTTGGTACAATGGGTACTGCTAATTCtacaaattcaaaacatCCAAAGGTAAATCCAACTAGTTTTAAAGATGTTATTTCTCATACAGAACATTATAGAGGTGAGATTGGaacttttttttatataatggGGATAGATAATTCAGATTCAACATCAATCGCTGTAAGTTTAAAAGAGATCGCTGATTCGATCTCTGAAACGCCACAACCTTGGTTtgacaaaataaaaagttttAACGTCGAGAGAATTTCACTTTCAAGTTGGAACAGTTTTAGATCATACGATGTCACAACAATAGTTAAAATTCCAGGTAATTTGGCTACTTTCATTGTGAACGAAGATGGTGAAGAAGTTAAGGATATCACACAGGCagattttcaattgatcaTGACAGAAACTTATATGTCTTCTGTAGTTCGTTCAATTTCCTTGATGAAGGAAAACAGAAATGACATGGAGCAGCAACCGTTGGTAGAAACTTTGATTTTTAACCCATTAATGATGGGAAAACTTAAATCTACTGGCGACacttttattgaattatttccTATTGTTTATGAAGACGGTCATTTGTTAGGATCATCTCCCACTATAGCAGCTACCAATAGAACTAACAACTACTTGGTTGACACTTTTGTAGAGATTGTAAAACTAACAAGAAGCATTGATAAAGCTAAGGAAATGCTTATAAATTTATCGAAGAAATTTCCTGAAGTTCTAGTGGtgctaataaaaattttattggTTTGTGAATACGAATATGATGCATTCCAATTAGTAAATGAATTGTTATCCACCGATTATACAAACGTCACATCGATTAATAACATGAATATCGAAAACAAGTCGGTGTACATAGgtgaattattatatattcaagCTGAGCATTTGATGACTAAtagaaaagaatataaatatgcaAAACTAATTGCTAAAAAGTGTGTCGAATTATTACCAAATGAGATGGAGCCGTGGTTACTGTTGAGTAAAGTATATTTTAAGTTAAATGACATTAAAAATGCATTATATACTCTAAATTGTATTCCGACTGCTCTAGTGAAAGAAAAGtacattttgaaaagagTTGTAGATTTTACTTCTAAGAATACTAATAATTTACCTAGATTACATTTACCATTACCACTggatattaaattaaatgacATTGACTCTGTTGATTCCATGAATATCCGATTAGAAAACGAATCTTGTGATCCTGATTTACAAAACTTACCAGCAACCACTTTAAAACCTATTTTTCGAAGAATATATCAGCACTTAACTAAAATACTCCAAACAATATCTTGGGAAGAATTATTGAGCATTAGGTCAcagatatttttaatggAAGAAGAGTATATGAGGAATCCGCAAAccattgaagaaattaatcAAAGACCTGCTGATAATAAGAGACTGTGTGAAAGATGGTTAGATAACCTATTTATGATCATGTATGAAGACTTGAGAGTGTACACAATATGGAGAAAGCAACAATTATACCATGAAGTAGAAGATAGCACCATTAGCCACACAACTACCGAATGGGAATTATTTGGCTTATGTGCGGCAAGGTTAGGTTACCAACACGAAGCTGCCTCTGCATTTGAATTTGGATTATCCCAAAGATTTTCTCCAGTGTGTGCTAGACAATTATTAGAATACCATTTAACTATCCATAAAAACCATCAGAGAGAAAACAACTCActtaattcaaaattaacatcatcaaaaatattacaacaGATGGAAAAAACCAATAAAAGTATTATAAATTTGTGtattaaaattgtttgTTGGGATCATAGATGGtacattaatttttctttattgaTTTTAGAAGCGATGGGTATTGTCACACAAGATATGGGTATTTCCAAAGTTTCCAATGAGATTCGTGGgaatttcaataatgatGTCTAtacttttttcaaaaacaacattttaaagtttttcAAAGAGTATAGCAACGATGATTACGACGTGTAA
- the TPHA0J01620 gene encoding uncharacterized protein (similar to Saccharomyces cerevisiae YDL144C; ancestral locus Anc_7.320), with protein MSEENKPNVIVIGAGGVGVVTAYSLSFNGGSKVSMVIRSDYRHVIKNGYTINSCDYGKIEGWKPDFIYSSTAEAAKESSVFFDYVVVTTKNIPDGPKNSTVSEIIRPLVEANDKMNSDKKTSVILVQNGIDLEKELIEKFDASRLNLISGIQFIGSTKIGKGVIDQIGKDRLFVGSFDPSASDSKQAAQKYIELYSNKDYNIVEYEPRSRYARWKKLLYNAAINTTTALVGLDVPRALQFSINGQTSTEKMIFEPAMREIIAIAATEGIVIEEEFIDFFLNISKNILFKPSMCVDAEKGQLMELEVILGNPIRIANKNNVSTPTLSMLYGLLTLVQSKLKEQKGLLKFDEKTLSLKESS; from the coding sequence ATGTCAGAAGAAAATAAGCCAAACGTTATAGTCATTGGTGCTGGTGGTGTTGGTGTTGTGACTGCATACTCTTTAAGTTTTAATGGTGGTAGTAAAGTATCTATGGTAATTAGATCAGATTACCGCCATGTTATTAAGAATGGATATACCATCAACTCATGCGATTATGGCAAGATCGAAGGTTGGAAACCtgattttatatatagtaGCACAGCAGAAGCTGCTAAGGAATCATCTGTATTCTTTGATTACGTTGTAGTGACTACAAAAAATATCCCCGATGGTCCAAAAAATTCTACTGTCAGTGAGATTATTCGCCCCTTAGTTGAGGCTAATGACAAGATGAATTCAGATAAGAAGACAAGTGTTATTCTAGTTCAAAATGGCattgatttagaaaaagaattaattgaaaaattcgaTGCCAGTAGGTTAAATCTGATATCTggtattcaatttattggTTCTACAAAAATAGGTAAAGGTGTAATCGATCAAATCGGCAAAGACCGTTTATTTGTTGGTTCCTTTGATCCATCTGCTTCCGACTCAAAGCAGGCTGCgcaaaaatatattgaattatattcaaataaagatTACAATATTGTTGAATATGAACCCAGATCAAGGTATGCCAGATGGAAGaagttattatataatgcTGCTATCAACACTACGACTGCTTTAGTTGGTCTAGACGTTCCTCGTGCTTTACAATTTTCTATTAACGGCCAAACAAGCACagaaaaaatgatattcGAACCTGCTATGAGAGAAATCATTGCCATTGCTGCAACAGAAGGTATAgtaattgaagaagaatttatAGATTTTTTCCTAAACATTTCCAAGAATATCTTATTCAAACCATCAATGTGTGTAGACGCTGAGAAGGGTCAACTGATGGAATTGGAAGTCATATTAGGTAATCCTATAAGAATtgcaaataaaaacaatgtCAGTACTCCAACACTTTCAATGTTGTACGGTTTACTAACCCTAGTTCAATCCAAACTGAAGGAACAGAAAGGGTTATTGAAGTTTGATGAAAAGACTTTGTCACTCAAAGAGTCATCTTAA
- the CRR1 gene encoding putative glycosylase (similar to Saccharomyces cerevisiae CRR1 (YLR213C); ancestral locus Anc_7.321), translating to MISSLLATIIFLWHFALAELYKPANSIQCSHSAQCPQDWPCCSQYGECGAGPMCIIGCNPKFSFHEDSCTPMPGLIFPDNLYYMSSYSSESKKNNNPSVLNKIEKRDLNREYNFHSFERMNPTDDITINNVGLKMKQRRFINHVEYLMTSNDTEAEIMLQEYDFTYSGFTDIDNSTDEIILKMPKKSTGSLLSSARVMLYGKISINMRTARSRGVISAIVLMSATGDEIDFEFLGGDLFGVQTNYYSQGELVYSNMHHHHVFPDTSQNDHLYEIDWKRDHITWLIDGKEVRKLYKKDTWDPSLRNYKYPQTPMRLEVAIWPGGAETNALGTIAWAGGPIDWENSEDMRTTGYFHIDINAIQMIPFQNKFTNVFEECYNALDDDDKIIPDVAIRNTKAVYIYDGIQNKFANEGSLSINCNHITRIKGYSNSNLNSLGIDYNKIYRLNDIQSGERSLNEIARRDERINNRNINKKSSIVPNLINNELLKNNINTITSNSDSLYKCFNPIFIVSKLMEQYLSYIFFDWWH from the coding sequence ATGATTTCTTCACTTTTGGCAACAATCATCTTTTTATGGCATTTTGCACTAGCAGAATTATACAAGCCAGCTAATTCTATTCAATGTTCCCATTCTGCACAATGTCCCCAAGACTGGCCATGTTGTTCGCAATATGGTGAATGTGGTGCTGGGCCAATGTGTATCATTGGTTGTAACccaaaattttcatttcatGAAGATAGTTGTACACCAATGCCCGGCTTGATTTTTCCAGATAATCTGTATTACATGTCATCGTACTCCAGTGAGTCAAAGAAGAATAACAATCCAAGTGTTCTCAATAAAATTGAGAAAAGAGATTTAAATAGAGAATATAATTTCCATAGTTTTGAGAGAATGAATCCTACCGATGACATAACAATAAACAATGTTGgattaaaaatgaaacagaGACGCTTTATCAACCATGTCGAATATTTAATGACAAGTAATGATACGGAAGCAGAAATTATGCTACAAGAATATGATTTTACATATAGTGGGTTTACTGACATCGACAATTCAACagatgaaattatattaaaaatgcCAAAAAAGTCTACTGGAAGTTTACTGAGTTCTGCTAGAGTAATGCTATATGGAAAAATATCCATAAATATGAGAACAGCAAGATCTAGAGGTGTAATATCGGCAATAGTATTGATGTCAGCTACAGGCgatgaaattgattttgagTTTCTTGGAGGTGACCTCTTTGGTGTTCAGacaaattattattctcAAGGTGAATTAGTTTATTCGAATATGCACCATCACCATGTATTTCCGGACACCAGTCAAAATGACCATTTATACGAAATCGATTGGAAAAGGGACCATATTACTTGGTTGATCGATGGCAAGGAAGTTAGAAAATTGTATAAAAAAGATACTTGGGATCCATCtttaagaaattataaatatccTCAAACTCCCATGAGGTTAGAAGTTGCAATTTGGCCTGGAGGTGCTGAAACCAACGCTTTAGGTACGATCGCTTGGGCTGGTGGACCCATTGATTGGGAGAATTCTGAGGACATGAGAACCACAGGCTATTTCCATATCGATATAAATGCTATACAGATGATTCCATtccaaaataaattcacaAATGTATTCGAAGAGTGTTATAATGCTTTGGATGACGACGATAAAATTATACCTGACGTTGCTATACGAAATACGAAAGCAGTGTATATTTACGATggaattcaaaataaatttgcCAATGAAGGTAGTTTATCTATAAATTGTAATCATATTACTCGAATAAAAGGGTACTCAAATTCgaatttaaattctttaggAATAGAttacaataaaatttatagaCTTAACGATATACAATCTGGAGAGAGAAGTTTGAATGAAATAGCCAGAAGAGATGAAAGAATAAACAATAGaaacataaataaaaaatcatcCATTGTACCCAacttaataaataatgagTTGCTAaagaataatatcaataccATTACTTCGAATAGTGACTCGTTATATAAATGCTTTAATCCCATTTTTATTGTATCGAAACTCATGGAGCAATATTTGAGCTATATCTTTTTTGATTGGTGGCACTGA
- the LDB17 gene encoding Ldb17p (similar to Saccharomyces cerevisiae LDB17 (YDL146W); ancestral locus Anc_7.324), with product MNHNSDALVNFWQVIENVLDLSGQDPQNFTKDVINSKLVEFIKKSSDLYMVYLKEDRDFCHLGLILIESPFFQNNKEFCIRKFLSLLSIDILEMGMKFLISYILLLECKKDLTSIDIMVKFQGFGVFYKTLYTQFLYLQKYGDTVHEDDEVEIEIITSMRNVSTVLLDILYQTLKYSRCDYEHLQVIDDFFVDYLLTSLRSDVLDDMFNNAKFRLLLSLNEQYMMFSKSKGLENKVFIFLLKDDTPRTFLNLILLKFNRREDPSQHIMMCKMIYLIISTTENNFAKDYLYLNDLNVFVDVLIRELQNLSINDELLRHTLLRLLPPLLQNTELADTQYRKNDIEDLLYSLISSNSLYSSDENELQYNLTVSLAKKCLTHVSWLSMTPINDKSYLADSDPDLSRSSTFSLSNADSLSSIPAQQNALYTQQQVQAKNQDSKSFKKPLPPPPPPPSRKKHSH from the coding sequence atgaaCCATAATAGTGATGCTCTAGTTAATTTCTGGCAAGTCATTGAGAATGTATTAGATCTGTCAGGTCAGGATCCACAAAATTTCACTAAAGatgtaataaattcaaaattggttgaattcattaaaaagTCGTCAGATTTGTATATGGTctatttaaaagaagacAGGGATTTTTGCCATCTTGGGCTGATATTAATAGAATCACcgttttttcaaaataataaagaattcTGTATAAGGAAATTTCTATCATTATTAAGCATTGATATATTAGAGATGGGTATGAAATTTCTGatttcttatattttattattagagtGTAAAAAAGACTTAACATCTATTGATATTATGGTAAAATTCCAAGGATTCGGTGTCTTTTATAAAACATTGTATACTCAATTCTTATACTTACAAAAATATGGAGATACAGTAcatgaagatgatgaagttGAGATAGAAATAATCACATCAATGAGAAATGTATCGACTGTTTTATTGgatatattatatcaaaCTCTTAAATATTCTAGATGTGATTATGAACATCTCCAGGTTATTGACGATTTTTTTGTAGATTATTTGCTAACTTCGTTGAGATCTGATGTGCTAGATGATATGTTTAATAATGCAAAATTTAGATTGTTgttatcattaaatgaaCAATATATGATGTTCAGTAAATCTAAAGGTTTGGAGAATAaagtttttatattcttattaaaagatgatACACCAAGAACgtttttaaatttgatcCTATTGAAGTTTAACAGGAGAGAAGATCCATCTCAACATATTATGATGTGCaagatgatatatttaataatctcTACGacagaaaataattttgctaaagattatttatatttgaatgaCTTAAATGTATTTGTTGATGTATTAATAAGagaattacaaaatttatctataaatgatgaattattgAGGCATACGTTGTTGCGGTTATTGCCACCCCTGCTACAAAACACAGAACTTGCTGATACACAATACAGAAAGAATGATATCGAAGACCTATTGtattcattaatatctTCTAACTCTTTATATTCTTCTGATGAAAATGAGCTCCAGTATAACTTAACGGTATCATTAGCAAAAAAATGTTTGACTCATGTCAGTTGGTTGTCAATGACTccaattaatgataaatcaTATCTTGCAGATTCCGATCCAGATTTGAGTAGGAGCTCTACATTTAGTTTGTCTAACGCAGATAGTTTATCCTCAATTCCTGCGCAACAAAACGCATTATACACACAGCAACAAGTTCAAGCAAAAAATCAAGACTCTAAGAGTTTTAAAAAGCCTTTGCCCCCTCCACCTCCACCTCCTTCAAGAAAAAAGCATTCGCATTAA
- the ATG38 gene encoding Atg38p (similar to Saccharomyces cerevisiae YLR211C; ancestral locus Anc_7.325), which yields MPELLKVYELINNAERESQKGLYAKARSIYEEILDYILDDNRNAITLDLQKVGSKVGEAVELLVEDVKLRIRELDTLIGIRNLQKPSSEHKELNNSYNNNSLQKDGENSNITPLNKRKQYNMLNSVILNNGSIINPGESIWNINSNKLIADPSLISIFNKFQSNLTKSLSDQLLNSNEMNDSNSKTTSIVAQQIKYIVAKAIEDELSSFEKELCVYENKKCKEYQIKLNRSSEENKRLNKQIMKLRERWDGLVESAKQKKLRKQEDGI from the exons ATGcctgaattattaaaa GTTTATGAATTGATCAATAATGCTGAGAGAGAGTCTCAAAAAGGTTTGTATGCGAAGGCTAGAAGTATAtatgaagaaattttagATTATATCTTGGATGATAACAGGAATGCAATAACTCTTGATTTGCAAAAAGTAGGCTCAAAAGTTGGCGAAGCTGTTGAGCTACTAGTGGAAGATGTTAAGTTACGAATACGAGAACTGGATACTTTAATAGGTATTCGTAACCTTCAAAAACCTTCCAGTGAACATaaagaattgaataatagttataataacaatagCTTACAAAAAGATGGGgagaattcaaatattactCCTTTAAACAAAAGgaaacaatataatatgTTAAATTCTGTTATATTAAACAACGGTTCTATAATTAACCCAGGAGAATCGATTTGGAACattaatagtaataaaCTTATAGCTGATCCTTCACTAATTagtatattcaataaatttcaatcGAACTTAACGAAATCGTTATCAGATCAGCTTTTGAACAGCAATGAGATGAATGATTCTAATTCGAAAACAACCAGCATCGTAGCACagcaaataaaatatatagtAGCGAAAGCTATTGAGGATGAATTATCATCTTTTGAGAAAGAATTATGTGTctatgaaaataaaaaatgtaaaGAATATCAAATTAAACTGAACCGTTCTTCTGAAGAGAACAAAAGATTAAACAAACAAATTATGAAGTTACGTGAGAGATGGGATGGTCTAGTGGAAAGTGCTAAACAAAAGAAGCTAAGAAAACAAGAGGATGGTATATAA